Proteins encoded together in one Meles meles chromosome 7, mMelMel3.1 paternal haplotype, whole genome shotgun sequence window:
- the LOC123946708 gene encoding phytanoyl-CoA dioxygenase, peroxisomal-like, whose product MNQSHAGTRLRMVLGHLGRRSADVGVAHSTSGAVSPNSFHPPQFQYTRDNNVLSLEQRKFYEENGFLVIKNLVSDADIERFRNEFERICKGEVKPERMMIMRDVTIAKSEFTPSEKMVSKIQDFQEHKELFRYCTLPEILKYVECFTGPDIVALHTMLINKPPDSGKKTSRHPLHQDLHYFPVRPSNNIVAVWTAMEHIDQNNGCLCVIPGSHKGDLKPHAYPKWEGGVNMMFYGIQDYDENCPRVHLVMEKGDTVFFHPLLIHGSGWNRTQGYRKSISCHYAGADCHYIDVKGTSQEVIEREFSEMAKTLYGIRDDTSLQDVFRFRVRLVKGKRINL is encoded by the exons ATGAACCAGTCCCACGCAGGCACTCGCCTTCGCATggtgctgggacacctgggccGGCGCTCGGCCGACGTCGGT GTAGCCCACTCCACTTCAGGGGCTGTTTCTCCTAACAGTTTCCATCCTCCACAATTCCA gtATACTCGGGATAATAATGTTCTAAGCCTAGAACAGagaaaattttatgaagaaaatgggtttcttgtcATTAAGAATTTGGTGTCTGATGCTGATATTGAACGCTTTCG GAATGAGTTTGAAAGGATCTGCAAAGGGGAGGTGAAACCAGAGCGAATGATGATAATGAGAGATGTAACCATTGCAAAATCGGAATTTACTCCAAGTGAAAAGATGGTTTCAAAGATCCAAGATTTCCAAGAACATAAGGAACTCTTCAGATACTGCACTCTCCCTGAG aTTCTGAAATATGTGGAGTGCTTCACTGGACCTGATATTGTGGCCCTGCATACAATGCTGATAAACAAACCTCCAGATTCTG GCAAGAAGACATCCCGCCACCCCTTGCATCAGGATCTGCACTATTTCCCCGTCAGGCCCAGCAATAACATAGTTGCTGTTTGGACAGCCATGGAGCACATTGACCAGAACAATGGATGCCTGTGTGTGATCCCAGGCAGTCACAAAGGCGACCTGAAGCCACATGCTTATCCCAAGTGGGAG GGAGGAGTTAACATGATGTTCTACGGGATTCAGGACTATGATGAAAACTGCCCCCGAGTGCATCTTGTGATGGAGAAGGGAGACActgttttctttcatcctttgcTCATCCATGGATCTGGTTGGAACAGAACTCAAGGATACCGGAAG TCAATTTCTTGCCATTACGCCGGTGCGGACTGCCACTACATTGATGTGAAAGGCACCAGTCAAGAAGTCATTGAGAGGGAATTTTCAGAGATGGCAAAAACATTATATGGAATTCGAGATGACACCAGCCTGCAG GATGTGTTTAGATTTAGAGTGCGGCTGGTGAAAGGAAAGAGGATCAACCTATGA